The DNA segment GCGCCGGTCGAGTACACCTCCTCGTCGGGCGTCAGGGCAAGCGTCAGTCGGCCGGTAGCGGGTTCGGTCGCGAGGAACGCTGCGAGCATCGCGGCGAGTGACCCGCCCGCGTCGCAGGCGCCCCGCCCACAGAGCCGGTCGCCGTCGGGACCCCACTCCGGTGGGACGTGCGGGGACACGGTATCAACGTGCGTGTTGAAGACGACGTGCGGTGCGTCGCGGTCAGTCTGGCCGGCCGTCGACTCGGCGTCGGGGCCGCGGGTCGCGACGAGGTTCCCAGCGGCGTCGGTTCGGACGTCGACACCGCGTGCGTCGAGCGTCGTACGGACGAGGTCGCGGAGCTCGTCGACGCGCTCGTCCGTCTCGATCCGGACGGCTCGCTCGAGGAATTCGATCGGGTCGACGTCGGTGCGGTCGGCTCGCGGCGACTCGCGACTCATCGGCACCCGTATTCGCTCGCCGGTAGGTCGAGATCGGCCTCGTGGACGACCGGTCCTTCGAGGACGGCCCGTCGCTGGTCGTCGAACCGGACCAGCAACGTCCCGCCCGGCGGCCGGAGCGTCCACACGTCAGACGACGGACCGCGATCGAGCAGGGACGCGGCAGCGGCGATCGCGACCGCGCCGGTGCCACACGCGTCGGTCTCGTCCTCGACGCCGCGTTCGTACGTCCGCTGGTCGAAGACGGGCGGATCGGACGCACCGTTCTCGGTGGCCGACGCCGGACTGGCGAGCGTCACGTTCGCCCCGCGCGGGAACGCCCCCGCGTGCCGGATGATCGGACCGAGCCGGTCCAGGTCGACCGCGTCGACGTCCTCGACGAAGGCGACGGCGTGGGGGACGCCAGTGTCGACGGCCGTGATCCGGAGGGAGTCGGTACTGACGACGACGTCGAGGACGTCCGCTTCGATCGAGGCGTCGGGCGCACGCTCGTCGTTCGACGGGTCGAGCGCGCGCTCGTCGAGCGATGGGACGAGTTCGTCGGCCGGCCGATCGACGACCGCTTCGTCGGCGCGGACGGGAACCGAATCCGGGTCGGCCGTCGGTCGGTCCAGTTCGACGGCGATCCGATCGGGCTCTTCGGCACCGGTGGGGACGCGCTCCGCCCGTCGCGACCCCGCCTGCGTGTCGATCATGACGGCGTCGGCCCCGGTTCGCTCCATCGTCCACGCGGCCGCACAGCGGGCACCGTTTCCGCACATCGGGGCGACGCTCCCGTCCGGTTGCACCAGCGTCATCACGACGCGCGGCGGCGCGAAGTCGGGTTCGAGTGCCAGGAAGAGAACGCCGTCGACGCCGAACCCGTCGTCCGGGTCACAGACACGTCGGGCGAACGAGCGACGCTTCGAGACGGGTTCGTCGGCGTCCACTAGCAGGAAGTCGTTACCGGTCCCGTGATAGCGCGACGCCTCGATCGACTCGTGATCGGTCGCCATCGTGCTCATTCGGCCACCCCCTCCCGGGCGGCCGCCTCCAGTCGCGTCAGGTCAGAGAGGGACTCGCGACGGCGGACGAGGCGCGAATCGGAGCCGTCGATCACGACCGTCGGCGGTCGCGGCCGGGAGTTGTACGTATTCGCCATTTCGGCGCCGTAGGCGCCAGCGTTGCCCACGGCGATGACGTCGCCGCGCTCGAACCGAGGCGTCGGTCTGTCCACGCAGAGGACGTCCGAACTCTCACAGACCGGACCGGCCACCGTCTGTGGGACAGGTTCGCGGTCGGACGCGTCCGGGTCGAGCGAACGGAGCGCATGGTAGGCGTCGTACAGCGCGGGGCGGAGGAGAGTCGTCATGCCCGCGTCGATTCCGACGACGCGCGTCGCCGACGTCTCCTTGACCGTATTCACTTCGGTCAGGAGGACCCCGGCGTCGGCGACCAGGTACCGTCCCGGTTCGATGGAGAGGCACACGTCGAGGTCGGCGAACGCGTCGTGCGTCGTCTCGGCAACCGGATCGAGCGCGAGCGGCGGCTCGTCTTCGCGATACGGAACGCCGAAGCCGCCGCCGACGGAGACGAACTCGAGGGAGCCGACCGACTCGACGACCTCGGTCGCGAGGTCGGCGACGCGCGCGACGAATCTGCGGTGGGCCTCGCGCTGGTCGGCGTCGAGGACGCCAGATCCGACGTGGGCGTGGAGACCGACCAGGTCGAAGCCCCGCTCCACGGCGTCGTGGGCCGTCTCCACGAGTCGCTCCGCCGGGATTCCGAACGTCGCGTCGCCGCCGGTTCGGACATTTTCGTGGTGGCCCGCGCCCACGCCGGGGTTGACGCGCAGGCAGAGACGGCCGTCGTACTCCAGGGCCGCGAGGCGCTCGACGGTGTCCCGAGCCCCGGCCGTGACCGTGAGTGTCGGGTCGTCTTTCCAGGCGTCGACGACGTACTCGAGGTCGCGTTCCGGTGGGTTCACCGCGGTGTAGCGGATCCGATCCCCCGGGATGCCCGCCTCGCGGGCGCGATACACCTCGCCGGCCGACGCGCACTCGATAGTGGCACCGTTCGCGCAGACGATCCTGAGGAGATCGACCAGCGCGTTCGCCTTCGCCGCGTAGGCGATCTCCGCGTCGGGAAACGCGCCCGCGAGGCGGCGGTAGTTCGCCTGGACGCGGTCGACGTCGAGAACGTACAGCGGCGTTCCGTACTCGTCGGCGAGCGAGCGGAGTCGGTCCGCGTTCCAGTCGTCGAGCCGGCGAACGGGCGGGGAGTCGGTCGATCGGCGGCCGTGTGGTGAGTCGGCGGATCCGTGTACGGGTTGCGTGTCGGCCGACCGGCCAGCGGCTGCGGCGTCGTCGCCGAGAGACGCCGTCGGGTCGCCGTCATCGTCTCGCGAAGAAGTCACGACCGGAGCACCTCCTCGCGCTCCGTGGCCGCTATCGTCCGGTCTTCGAGGGCCGTCGCGACGACGGCCGGTTTGTACGCCCCGCCGTCGAAGAGGTCGTGGTCGCCCACCGAGGACGCCACGAATCGGGTGAACGCCCGGCGTTCCGGCGGCAACCGACCGTAGACGATCTCGTCCTCGACGAGGTCGTAGACCGGGATCCGGGGCGTGAGCAGCGTGTTCTCGCCGACGACGGAATCGGCGCCGACGACGAACCCGGAGGTCACGCGACAGCCGGCGCCGAGCGAGACGCCGTCCTCGATCACGACCGGCGCGTCCTCGACCGGTTCGAGGACGCCGCCGATCAACGCGTTCGCGCCGAGCTTGACGTCGCGGCCGATCTGGGCGCAGGAGCCGACGGTGTCACAGGAGTCGACGAGGGTGCCGTCGCCGACGTGCGCGCCCACGTTGACGAACGAGGGGCTCATCAGGATGCAATCCGCGCCGACGTGCGCGCCGCGGCGGACGACGGTCCCGTCCGGCGTGTTTCGGGTGCCGCGAGCGCCGTACTCGGCCGTCTCCGCCAGTTCCAGTACGTCGTTGTACGTGACGTCGCCGTACTGGCGCGCCCTCGTCTCGCGGAGGGCGAAGGTCAGCAGGATGCCCCGCTTGACCCACTCGTTCGCCGCCCAGTCGCCGTCGCGTCGCTCCGCGGCGCGCACCACGCCGGTCTCCAGTGCATCGAGGAATTCGTCCAGGATGGCGAGGTCGCCCTCAGCCACCGTCCCGGCGTCGAGGTCGCCAGCGTCGTGGCGCCCCCAGAGCGATTCGACGTCGGATTCGAGCGTCGCGCTCACGCTTCGATCACCTCGGCGAAGTCGTACCAGCCCGGATCGCGGCCGGCGAGCCAGGCCGCGGCGTCGAGCGCACCCGCGGCGAAGATGCGCCGGTCGCCGGCGCGGTGGGTCAGTGTCACGTCCTCGCCGTCGCCAGCCAGCAGGAGTTCGTGTTCGCCGGCGATCGAGCCCGCCCGGACCGAGTGGACGCCGATCTCGTCGGGTTCTCGGGGTGCGTCGCCAGCCCTGCCGTGGACCCGTTCGGGTGCGCCGTCTCCCGTCGAGCGGGTGGTTTCGATCGTCTCGACGAGTCGGTTCGCCGTCCCGCTCGGGGCGTCGCGCTTGCCGTTGTGGTGGGTTTCGACGAGTTCGACGTCGTACCCGGGGAGGCGGCGGACCGCCTCGGCCACGAGGTGGTCGAGGACGGCGACGCCGCGCGAGAAGTTCGCGGCGTGTAAGAGCGGGGTCGACTCGCTCGCTGCGCGGAGGGCCTCCCGCTGCGACGCGTCGAACCCCGTCGTCCCGGTGACGAACGGAACACCCGCATCGGCGCACGCCGCGGCGTAGCGGGTCGCCGGATTCGGGGCGGTGAAGTCCACGACCGCGTGGGGTTCGCGTTCGACCGCGAGCGCGTCGAGATCCGCGTCGGGATCGACGTCGGTCTCCGCGACGCGCTCGTCGGGCGAGCGAGCGACGGCGAAGACGACCTCGACGGCGGGCCGTTCGGCCGCGGCGGCGAGCACCTCCCGACCCATGCGACCGGTCGCACCGGTGACGCCGAGTCGGAGGACGCCAGGCACCCCGTCGTCGGACGCGGTCGCCGTCACGACAGGTCACCTCCGCGGTCGGAGGAATCGGCCGGTGCGGGGCGAACGCCGTCGCCGCCGGCTACATCGGCCGTCACGGAGCGTTCACCTCCGCGGTCGTCGCGTCCGCACCGTCGTACGCGTCGAGCACCGATTCCAGGCGGTCACGATTCTCCGGGGCGAGCCGGGTGAGCGGTGCACGCAGGTGCGGTGGGTAGTCCTCGCGTATCGCGAGTGCCTCGGTGACCGGAATCGGATTCGTCTCGCAGAACAGGGCGCGAAAGAGCGGTCCGAGATCGTGGTGACGCGTTCGAGCGCGCTCTACGTCGCCGTCGAGCGCGGCGTCGACCATCGCGACGGTGCGTTCGGGTTCGACGTTCGCGGCGACGCTGATCGCGCCGGCGCCGCCGACCGCACAGATCGGGAGCGTGAGCGCGTCGTCACCGGAGAGGACGGCGAACGCCTCGTCTCGAGTTCGCTCGACGATCTCGCCGATCGCGTTCAGGTCGCCCTCGGCGGCCTTGTAGCCCGCGACGTTCGGGTGAGACGCGAGGTCGACGACGGTGTCGGGCTCGATCGTCTGGCCAGTTCGGGAGGGAACGTTGTAGACGATCTGTGGCAGGTCGACCGCATCGGCGATCGTCAGGTAGTGTTCGCGGAGGCCGCCTTGTTCGGGCCTGTTGTAGTACGGCGAGATGAGCAGGAGGGCATCGGCGCCGGCCGCCGCGGCGCGTTCGGAGAGAGCGAGCGCCTCGCGCGTGCTGTTCGAGCCACTGCCGGCGATCACGGGGACGTCGTCGACGGCGTCGACGACAGCCTCCACGACCCGGACGTGTTCGTCGTGGGTGAGCGTCGCGGACTCGCCCGTCGACCCGACGGGCACGAGACCGGCGACGCCGGCCGCTTCGAGGCGGCGGGCGTCGGCGCGGAGCGTTTCGAAGTCGATGCGGTCGTCGGCGTCGAACGGCGTACACATCGCCGGGAAGACGCCGGTGAGGTCGAAGTCGTGTGTCATCTGGGTGGTGGCTTGCGGGACCGAAGTCCCGGGTTCGCGAGAGCGTGTCCCGCGGTCACCGGATCGGGTGCCGAGAGAGGCCACCGATCCGACGAGTACAGTTCGAAGAACCCGCACCGCGCGGGTCCGGTCGGTTCGAATCCGATCCGGGTGCACCCGGGACGGGGACGCCACGCCCGCCCAGAGCGCTCAGGAGAAGAATTTTTTGCCGAATTTGGCAAACGTACCGCCGATTGTGCCGCGATGGCGGTCGACGAAGACGTCACTCACGACCGGCATCGAACGGGTGTGAGCGACGCGTTGCACGGTGCGTACATTTCGTCCCACCCATATGAGTATTGTGCTGGTCACCGTTTTTGCACCCGCCGGGCCGGCGACCGATCGTGACACCGGTCGGCTGGTCGACATCCTCCCACGGCTGAAGCTGTGAGCGGGCTCCTCGTATCGCTGTACACACTCGACGACGGTCCGACCGGTCGACGGTACCGGCGGATCAGCGGCAGTGCCGTCGCGCCGAGCCGGTCGATACCGTCCCGTCCGTCACGACTCCTCCGGACCAGCGGCGACCAGCCGCTCGTCGAGAGTGGATGCGATCGGTTCACACGCCGCACCGCCGAACTTATGGCTCTCGCTTACCTATTCCCGTCCATGACAGACGTCGGATTGAAAGTGCGGATGGTCGTCGTCGGCGCCATCCTGTTCGGGTTCTACCTGGCCACTGCGACGGTCGTCGCAGCGGCGACCGGGTTCAACCTGTTTATCGTCCTCGCCGCCGGTCTCCTGGTCGTTCCCCCGATCCAGTACAAGATCGGCAAGTGGATGGCCCTGCGCGGCGCCGAAGACATGCCCGAGACCGGCCGCTACCAGCGCGTCCACCACATGACCGACTCGCTCGCCCGGGACATGGGCCTCTCGAACGTCCGCCTGATGAAACAGGGGATGGGCGTCCCGAACGCCTTCGCCGTCGGTCGGAAGGGCGCCGGCGTCGTGGTCGTCTCCGAGGAACTGATGGCGATCCTCGACGAGGACGAACTCGAGGGTGTCATCGCCCACGAGCTCGCCCACATCAAGAACCGCGACGTGATCACGATGGTCGTCGGCCAGTCAATCGGCATGATCGTCGGGTACGCCGCGTACTTCGCCGTCCTCTTCGGCGGCGAGCGAAACATCGGTTCGTGGATCCTGGCGATGGTCGCCTCCCAGCTCGCGAACCTGCTCGTGATGGTCTTCGTGATGGCCATCTCCCGGTACCGCGAGTACGCCGCCGACGAAGACGCGAAGGAAGCCATCGGAAGCGGCGAACCCCTCGCACGCGCGCTCCAGAAGATCTCCGCGGGCGCCGAGGGACGCGAGCAACAGACCAACGACACCGTCGCCGCCCTCTGTATCTTCAACGCCGACCGCAGCCTGCTCCAGCGAATCCTCTCGACACACCCGCCGACCGAAAAGCGGATCGCGAAGCTACGGAACTGAGTTCGTTCGGAAGCACCCGTCGTGGGTGGCGACGCCGACCGAACGCTCTCTGACGCGAGTGCTGAACGACCGCGTGATTTCTCACGTCGCACTTCGAGCGGCCGCGAATGGGACACGTTTAGTACAGCACAGACACGATCGCGAAGCAACCATCGTGGATCGCGGAACGAAACCGAGTCGACGGACGGTACTCGCCGGCGCGAGCGCGATGCTCGTCGCCGGCTGCTTCGACGTCGACGCGACCCCCGAAGCGACCGGGGCAGACTGGCGGATGTACGGCAGGGGCCCTGGCCGAACTCGCCACGTTCCCGACGCTCGGCTGTCGCGAGACGGCGTCGACGTCGCCTGGGAGCGACAGGTCAGTGCCTCGAGCTGGTTGCCGCCGGTCGTGGCGAACGGCGTCGGCTACTGCCAGTACGCGAACGGTCTCTTCGTCCTCGACCCGGCGACGGGTGAGGGGCCGAACGTCGGCACGTACGGCGGCTTCGGCCGCGGCGGTCCGATGGCATTCGGTTCGACGGCCGCCTACGACGACGGCGTGCTGGTCGTTCCCTACGGCGATACCGTGGG comes from the Halovivax cerinus genome and includes:
- the lysA gene encoding diaminopimelate decarboxylase — encoded protein: MTSSRDDDGDPTASLGDDAAAAGRSADTQPVHGSADSPHGRRSTDSPPVRRLDDWNADRLRSLADEYGTPLYVLDVDRVQANYRRLAGAFPDAEIAYAAKANALVDLLRIVCANGATIECASAGEVYRAREAGIPGDRIRYTAVNPPERDLEYVVDAWKDDPTLTVTAGARDTVERLAALEYDGRLCLRVNPGVGAGHHENVRTGGDATFGIPAERLVETAHDAVERGFDLVGLHAHVGSGVLDADQREAHRRFVARVADLATEVVESVGSLEFVSVGGGFGVPYREDEPPLALDPVAETTHDAFADLDVCLSIEPGRYLVADAGVLLTEVNTVKETSATRVVGIDAGMTTLLRPALYDAYHALRSLDPDASDREPVPQTVAGPVCESSDVLCVDRPTPRFERGDVIAVGNAGAYGAEMANTYNSRPRPPTVVIDGSDSRLVRRRESLSDLTRLEAAAREGVAE
- the dapA gene encoding 4-hydroxy-tetrahydrodipicolinate synthase; the encoded protein is MTHDFDLTGVFPAMCTPFDADDRIDFETLRADARRLEAAGVAGLVPVGSTGESATLTHDEHVRVVEAVVDAVDDVPVIAGSGSNSTREALALSERAAAAGADALLLISPYYNRPEQGGLREHYLTIADAVDLPQIVYNVPSRTGQTIEPDTVVDLASHPNVAGYKAAEGDLNAIGEIVERTRDEAFAVLSGDDALTLPICAVGGAGAISVAANVEPERTVAMVDAALDGDVERARTRHHDLGPLFRALFCETNPIPVTEALAIREDYPPHLRAPLTRLAPENRDRLESVLDAYDGADATTAEVNAP
- a CDS encoding 2,3,4,5-tetrahydropyridine-2,6-dicarboxylate N-succinyltransferase encodes the protein MSATLESDVESLWGRHDAGDLDAGTVAEGDLAILDEFLDALETGVVRAAERRDGDWAANEWVKRGILLTFALRETRARQYGDVTYNDVLELAETAEYGARGTRNTPDGTVVRRGAHVGADCILMSPSFVNVGAHVGDGTLVDSCDTVGSCAQIGRDVKLGANALIGGVLEPVEDAPVVIEDGVSLGAGCRVTSGFVVGADSVVGENTLLTPRIPVYDLVEDEIVYGRLPPERRAFTRFVASSVGDHDLFDGGAYKPAVVATALEDRTIAATEREEVLRS
- a CDS encoding diaminopimelate epimerase, whose product is MSTMATDHESIEASRYHGTGNDFLLVDADEPVSKRRSFARRVCDPDDGFGVDGVLFLALEPDFAPPRVVMTLVQPDGSVAPMCGNGARCAAAWTMERTGADAVMIDTQAGSRRAERVPTGAEEPDRIAVELDRPTADPDSVPVRADEAVVDRPADELVPSLDERALDPSNDERAPDASIEADVLDVVVSTDSLRITAVDTGVPHAVAFVEDVDAVDLDRLGPIIRHAGAFPRGANVTLASPASATENGASDPPVFDQRTYERGVEDETDACGTGAVAIAAAASLLDRGPSSDVWTLRPPGGTLLVRFDDQRRAVLEGPVVHEADLDLPASEYGCR
- a CDS encoding M48 family metallopeptidase, with the protein product MTDVGLKVRMVVVGAILFGFYLATATVVAAATGFNLFIVLAAGLLVVPPIQYKIGKWMALRGAEDMPETGRYQRVHHMTDSLARDMGLSNVRLMKQGMGVPNAFAVGRKGAGVVVVSEELMAILDEDELEGVIAHELAHIKNRDVITMVVGQSIGMIVGYAAYFAVLFGGERNIGSWILAMVASQLANLLVMVFVMAISRYREYAADEDAKEAIGSGEPLARALQKISAGAEGREQQTNDTVAALCIFNADRSLLQRILSTHPPTEKRIAKLRN
- the dapB gene encoding 4-hydroxy-tetrahydrodipicolinate reductase; this encodes MTATASDDGVPGVLRLGVTGATGRMGREVLAAAAERPAVEVVFAVARSPDERVAETDVDPDADLDALAVEREPHAVVDFTAPNPATRYAAACADAGVPFVTGTTGFDASQREALRAASESTPLLHAANFSRGVAVLDHLVAEAVRRLPGYDVELVETHHNGKRDAPSGTANRLVETIETTRSTGDGAPERVHGRAGDAPREPDEIGVHSVRAGSIAGEHELLLAGDGEDVTLTHRAGDRRIFAAGALDAAAWLAGRDPGWYDFAEVIEA